CAAATAAATTTCCATCTTTATCAAAAGCCAGACGGCTTCCATAATGCTTATCACCGTCATAAGAAGGTTCTGCACGAAAAATCACCTTGATCACTGAAATCGTTTTAAAATCTGAAGACAATTTTCCTTTTGCCACAGAAGTTAGATTTCCTTTCCCAAATGGTTCCGAAAAACTGAAATAAATAATCGAATTGGATTTAAAATCTGGATCAAGAGCTACATCCAGCATTCCACCCTGACCTTTTGAATCTACTTTAGGAAAACCTTCAATTTTTGACATCTGTTTTCCGTCTGCGGAGACAACGTTCATATAACCTCTTTTATCTGTAATAAGAAATCTTCCGTCCGGTAAATTTATGATTCCCCAAGGCTTTCCCAGTTCTTGGTTTATGATCTCCACATTGTATAAAGTATTTGTTTTTACTGCCTTTATTCTTGTCTGCCCCGGGAAAGCGGGTTTGTATTCAGAATTAGGCTTTTCCGTTTCCACACTGCCATCTTTTCCTGTTTTCTGAGCCTTTACATCGTTCTTACTGCAGGAAGACAAAATAAAAAACATACTTAGAAATACAACATAAAATTGATTGGTTTTCATAATATTACAATTAGGTGATTGAATAAAGAATGGAAAAATAATGCCATAAAAATTTATGTAATTAAATTTTTATTCTACATCTGTAGAACAAATTACAATCTTGTAGAATGAAAGAGATTAAACTTACTGCTTCAGAAAAAATTCTAATGGAAATCCTTTGGGAGAAAAAAAGATTTTCATGAAGGATATCTTAAAAGCCTACCCGGAGCCCAAGCCTGCTGCCACCACAATTGCAACCCTCTTAAAAAGAATGCAGAATAAGGAGCTGGCAGGCTATACACTGTATGGAAATTCCCGTGAATACTATCCAAAAATAGAAAAAGGGAAATATTTCAAGGAAGAAATGACTTTCATGATAGATCGTTTTTTTAACAGCTCTGTAACTCAGTTTGCTTCATTTTTTACCTCCAATGCCAAGCTAAGCCAGAAACAGTTGAAATAACTCCGGGATATTATCGATGAGCAGATAAAAGAATAGTCATGAACACAGATAGGAAAAAAATAGACCTCTCTAATATAGATCAGTTAAAAGGTTCGATAGCCTCAACGGCATACATTCACATTGATGAAACAGGAAAGGCAACTCGTATCGCTACTTCCGGTAACAATGAAAATTTTAATAAGGAATTCCTTAAAACGATTACTGACATTAGCAATAAAACATCTTGGAAGCCTGCCACAAAAGATGGCAAAACGATAGCATCTGTATTGAAAATTCCAGCTACAATGACTTTTGAACGTAAATAAAAACAGAAGTGCTGAATTCATAATGCATTTTCAACAATGATATTCGTGCATCCATGATTAAAAAACAGGGATGCACGAATTTTATTTATCCTCACTGATTTCTTAGTGTTTATAAATAACAATATACTATCATAAAAATTTGGCGAAAATTTTAATAACAAAATATTCATCTTCAAAACATTATCCTGCCTAAAAATTTCTTTCGTATTTTTGTTGTATACATTCTTTTCTATGGATTTTAAGCTTCAATCAGAATATAAACCTACCGGAGATCAGCCTCAGGCTATTGACAAACTTACCGCAGGAATAGAGATCGGTGAGAAATATCAGACACTTCTTGGGGTAACCGGTTCCGGAAAAACATTTACTGTTGCGAATGTTGTAAAAAATGTTCAGCGTCCCACCTTAGTTTTGGCACATAATAAAACTCTGGCAGCACAGCTTTTCATGGAATTCAAAGAATTTTTTCCTGAAAATGCTGTAGAATACTTTGTAAGTTATTATGACTACTATCAACCGGAAGCTTATATTGCTACTACCGGAACCTATATTGAAAAAGACCTGAGTATCAATGAAGAAGTTGAAAAATTACGTCTTTCTGCAACAGCAAGTCTTCTTTCAGGAAGAAGAGATGTCTTAATTGTAGCTTCCGTATCCTGTATTTACGGTATCGGAAATCCTACAGAGTTTCATAAATCATTAATTTCCATAGCAATTGGGGAAAAACTGACTAGAACGGCACTTCTTCATTCATTAGTTAATGCACTGTATGCCAGAACACTTAATGAGTTTCAAAGAGGTACATTCCGTGTAAAAGGAGATGTTATTGATGTTTTTCCAGCTTACGCTGATAATGCTATCAGAATACAATTTTTCGGAGATGAAATTGAAAAGATCCAAAGCTTTGATCCTGTTACAGGAAATGTAGAGGAAAATTTTGATCAAATACAGATTTACCCTGCCAATCTTTTTGTAACCTCAAAAGAAACTTTAAATGGAGCAATTAAGGATATCCAGGATGATATGGTAAAACAGGTAGATTTTTTTAGCTCTATCGGAAAACCTCTGGAAGCAAAAAGGCTTCAGGAAAGAACAGAACTGGACCTTGAAATGATCAAAGAACTGGGGTATTGCTCCGGAATTGAGAACTATTCAAGGTATCTGGATGGCAGACTTCCCGGAACAAGACCTTTCTGCCTGCTTGATTATTTCCCTAAAGACTTTTTAATGGTTATTGACGAAAGCCACGTAACCGTTCCACAGGTTCATGCCATGTATGGTGGTGACCGAAGCAGAAAAGAAGCCCTAGTGGAATATGGATTCAGACTTCCGGCAGCTATGGATAACAGACCTTTAAAGTTTGAGGAATTTGAAGCCATTCAGAACCAGGTTATTTATGTTTCTGCAACCCCTGCAGATTATGAACTGGAAAAAACCGGAGGAGCGTATATTGAGCAAATTATCCGACCTACAGGACTACTCGATCCAATTATCGAAGTAAGACCTTCATTGAATCAAATTGACGATTTAATGGAAGAAATTCGGAAAAGATCAGACGTTGATGAAAGGGTATTGGTAACAACATTGACGAAGAAAATGGCCGAAGAGCTTACCAAATACTTTACAAAATTTGGAATCAGAACACGATACATTCACTCTGACGTGGAGACTCTTGAAAGAATTCAGATTATGCAGGATCTGCGTTTAGGGCTTTTTGATGTACTGATCGGAGTTAACTTACTAAGAGAAGGTCTTGACTTACCGGAGGTTTCACTGGTTGCCATTCTGGATGCAGATAAAGAAGGAATGCTGAGAAGCCGCAGATCAATGATTCAGACCGTAGGCCGTGCCGCGAGAAATATCAATGGAAAAGCCATCATGTATGCGGATAAGATCACCAAATCAATGCAGGCTACATTGGATGAAACAGAATACCGCCGTGCAAAACAGATCCAGTATAATGAGGAACATGGACAGAAACCACAGGCTTTAAATAAAAAGATTTCTGAAAACCTTGTCGGAAGAAGTAAAGATTTCCCTGATCAGAAATATACCCAGAAAGAAATCATGCAAAAAGTTGCTGAGACAAAAGCCAGCTATACCGGTGAAGATATAGATAAAATAGTTGACCAAAAGCAGAAAGAAATGGAATCCGCAGCTAAAAATCTTGACTTTATAAAAGCAGCTAAGCTAAGAGATGAAATTGCAGCTTTGAAAGCTAATTAATTGATACATAAATTTTGGCGGCATCTTCGATGCCGCCAAAATTTTATATTAAGTTATATTTTGATTCTACCTCCCATTTCTCACAGCTGCCCTTATTGGTACCAGAAGATCCATCAGACCATTCAATTTGATCTCATATACCGTTGAAAGCTGCATCCCTAATTTTCCTTTGGGCATTCCGGTACGGTTAAACCATTCCAGATAACTTATCGGCAGGTCTGCCAGAACTGTACCTTCATATTTTCCGAAAGGCATTTTAACAATACATATTTCTTTTAATATTTCCGAATTTACCCCTTCCACGTTTTTATATAATTAAATTAATTTTTATCTAAGATCATTTTCAATCCACATTGGGTAATTCAAGATCAGGAGGTGCATTATCGTCCGAAAATTCATTTCTATAGACCTGAATCAGCAGCAATGTAAGAGAAATCAGGATAGGGCCAAAAATAAGCCCCATAAAGCCAAAAAGGTTCATTCCCATGATAATTCCAAACACGGTATTCAGTGGGTGTATATTTTCAAGCTTTTTTAAAAGCGTAAAACGAAGCAGATTATCAGTAAGCCCTACCACTACAACACAGTAAATAGCAAGCCCAATCCCCTGACCTGTGTTTCCTTCTGCAATCATAAAGATACATACCGGAACGTAGACTATTGCCGTTCCCACTACAGGAATTACCGATGCTGCAGCCGTAAGCGCAAAAAGCAAGACCGCCCCCGGTGCCCCGAATATAAGATATCCAATAAGTGCGACTATACCCTGGCCTACTGCCACTACCGGAATTCCAATAGCATTGGCCATAATAAGTTTTCTCATTTTATCTCCGATCAAAGAGACATTGGATCTTTTCAATGGCGCAGAAGAGGTCAAAATCTTTTCAAACAGTTTTGGTTTTTCCAGCATGAAATAAAGAATAAAATACATGGACATCACCACTGTAAGGGTATTGAATGTTCCACTGACCGCTGAAGTTGAAAATTTTCCAATGAAATCCTTCAGCTTATTCATATTTTCCTTACTCAGTATGTCAAATCCCGTCTTCTTATCAATATAATCGTGTATTTTATCCAGAAAAACATTGAACTTATCCATATAGGCCTGTGCATTTCCCAGTTTATCAATGATAAGATCAGCAATAAAGTAGATTGGTAAAATAAGGACAATGAGACTTGCAAACATCAATGCAAATGCGGCAAGTGACGGCTTCCATTTTCTCTCTTCCTGCAAATAAAAATTATATTTTCTACAGACAACATAAATAGTGATCGCTCCTAAAACGGAAGGAATGAACAAGGAAAGATTAAAACAAATCAAGCCTGCCAATATTAAAATAATAGCCAGCAAAGAAATTTGCTTTATAGCAGTACTGCTTATCTGTTTCTCCTTATCCATACTCTTTTTTTACTGTTTGTTATATGTAATTTGCCTTGGTTTTCCTAAGAATGCACAATAAGTAGAGTACATCACGATCATAATAAACGGTGCAGTCAGAATAAGCCCTATTCCGCAAAGAACAATTCCTGCGATAGAAATAAGCATTCCTAAAATAGCCGTTAATAAGAACGTTCCATAATTCTCTTTTGCAATATTGAAAGATTTTGCCAAAGCATCAGTAGCAGAAGCATTTTCAAACAAAAGAACAGGATATCCTATTAAAAGTAAAGGATAAACAAAGAAAAGAGGGAAAAAGCACAGTGCTGCTGCCACTGCAGAAATTAACCCTGAAAGGAAACTGTATAATAAAATATTAACAAAATTCTGACGATATCCAATAAAAAGGTCGGAAAACTCAATCGGAACTTTGGTATTATATTTATTCACCATATAGATCAGGCCAACATACAAAGGGGACAGCACCAGCCCAAAAAGACCAGAAGCAGTCATATACAATGGAACTCCCGGCATACTCCAGTAGTTAAATTGCCCTCCTGAAGTTCTCATTTCTTCTACCATAGAAGCAGAATCTATTCCGAAGATAAGTTGAATGACATATCCGCCCAACATATAGATAATCATGGCAACCACTCCGTAGCCAAAAACCCCTTTATACATTTCGAAAGCATGAGAAATAATTGATCCGGTTTCCCTGTTCGGGACAGAACCCTGCTGATCAAATTCGTTAAATTCAGACATAGTTTTAATATTTTATGATTTTACCAAAATTAACTTTTTTTGGCAACAAAACATATTAAAACTGATTGAAATTTAGCTTTTTTCTGAAAAAACACTTTTATATAGTGAATAAATCATCGCATTCCAGAATGGAAATGTAAAAAGACCTCCTACCAAAAATAGAGTGAATCCCAAATATTTAAACAGAAAAGCAACAATTGTACACACCAATATTTCTACATAATACATTTTGAGTGCCTTAAAGTTCAATGAGATGGCTTCAAAAATTCTTTTATCAGTAAAAAACATTAGTGGTGCTACAAATAGGGTTACTGCCACCCAAATTATAGCAAGCACTACTGTAGGAACTGTAAATCTGTAGATAAAAAACCAGAAAATATAATACCCAATGTATTTAAAGAAATTAAGACCATTATATCCCACAAGCAGATCGCCCAGTTCCAGCTTTTCATTAAGATCAATTTTTCTGTAAATCTGATAAAATCCCAGATTAAGAGGATATAAGAAAATAGTAGTCCCGATTATTGCCAGAGAAAACATCTGAAAATTTTCAGTTGCGGCAAGTTTTGTAAGCTCTGATGCATATATCTCCGCCCCATCTTTTGCATACTTGGTAGTTTCTATATACTGGTTTATAATATCGTACTTTAAATCAGCAACGAAAATGACTGTTAGAAAAATTCCAAAATAAAGGATTGAAAATATTAACTGAAAAATCAGTGTTTTATTCCAATAAAAAAAAGCCTGCTTCAATATAAAATCTATTCCCGGTTTCTGAGGATATTTGCTCTGCATCATAAAAAATTTATGCAAAAGTAAACATCAATAATTATTTTTGCAGAATGTTTTCAGTGAATCATCAAAAATTTATGGAAATGGACGAACTTTCACTTCAGAAGGTTCCCTATTTCTTTGTTATCGACTTTCTTTGTGAGAATGTTGAAATCTATAGAGAGAATGAAATAGTAAAATCAAGTTTACTTGTTGATTTTCAGCAATTTTCAACCACAAAAAAACAGCATGAATTAGATAAAAAAGTAGAATGGAAATTTTTTCCGGAAACGCTGGAAAGCTTTAAAACCGGGTTTGATAAAGTTCAGAAAAATATTCGACTGGGAAATTCTTATTTAGTAAATTATACCAGAAAAACTGAAATTAAGACTAATTTAAGCCTGAAGGAAATTTTTTATCACTCAAATGCGAAATACAAACTGTATTATAAAGATTTTTTTGTATTTTTTTCTCCGGAAACTTTTGTAAAAATTATTGACGGCAAAATTCTGACATATCCCATGAAAGGCACTATTGATGCTTCTCTTGAAAATGCAGCAGAAACACTGAAGAATGATAAAAAAGAAAAAGCAGAGCATTACACCGTAGTGGATTTACTGCGAAATGATCTGAGTAGGGTAGCCGATGAAGTAAAGGTTGATAAATTTCAGCATATTGATTTCATCAAAACCCGGCAAAAGGATCTGTATGCAATGAGCTCGGAGATCTCAGGAACAGTAAAATCTGAATTTGATGGAAAGTTGGGAAGTATTATGCAAAAACTGCTTCCTGCAGGCTCTATTTTAGGCGCCCCAAAGTCCAAGACGCTGGAAATAATTTTAGATGCTGAAGGATATGAAAGAGGATACTATACAGGAGTTTGCGGCTGGTTTGATGGTGAAAATCTCGACAGCTGTGTAATGATACGCTATATTGAAAAAGAAGGAAATCAACTTTATTTCAAAAGCGGAGGCGGTATAACGCACATGAGTAAACTAGAAGACGAATATCAGGAAATGAAAAATAAAATTTATGTCCCAATTCATTGAAAGCATTAAAGTAGAAGATCAGGAAATTTTTCTATTAGACCTACATCAAAAACGAGTGAATCAAACATTTTCCCATTTTGGAAAAGAAGATTCCATTGATCTGGGTAAAATATACAAAAACCTACAGCATGATGAAGACGGACTTTTCAAATTAAGAATCGCTTACGATCTGGATAAAAAAATCCGCACGCAGATGATCCCCTATGCCATTCCTGAAATCCAGGATTTTCAGCTGGTAGAAAATAACAGCTTCGATTACTCTTTTAAGTTTGAAGACCGGAAGGAACTTGATAAAATGAAGATGAAATCAAAATCAGAAGAGATCATCATTGTCAAAAACAATCATATCACAGATACCTCTTTTTCAAACATTTTATTTTTAAAAGGCAGAGAATGGTTTACTCCAACCACTTATCTTTTGAATGGGGTACAGAGACAGCATCTTTTAAAGCAAAAGAAAATAAAGGAAGCAGAGATCACTTTACAGAATATAAAGCAGTTTACCCACTTCCAAATCATTAATGCTTTAAATGATTTCGATGATATGTTTATTTATCCTATTGACAGAATAGTCAATCTACCCGGAAATGAAGAATATCTTGACCTTTAGCTTTCTTTCATGAAGTTAAAGTAAGCCTTCTGAATATCCGCACTGTTTTTTCCAGACGTATTTACTTCCAGAATTTTTGGTTGTGGACCCGGTTTGAAAAAATTCTCCAGTACCCTGTCTAATGTCACTTCGTCTTCTACCTTAATGTAGGAGAATCCGAAATGCTTAGCCAGATGTTCAGCATTTTTACGGTGTTTTGTAGCGATAAATTCATCCAGGGTGTTCGGATTGGCATTTCCTGGTCCCGGAATAATCTTAAAGATATTTCCTTCCCCGTTATTGAAGATCATAATCCTTACAAAGGGAGGGATATATTGATTCCAAAGGCCATTGATGTCATAAAAGAAACTCAAATCTCCTGTAATTAACAAAGTAGGATTGGCATTTTTAATAGCAAAGCCCATAGCAGTGGACGTTGAACCGTCAATTCCACTCGTTCCTCTGTTACAGTACATTTTTCTTTTACCAAAATCAAACAGCTGCGCATATCTGATTGCTGAAGAGTTGGTAAAATGAATATTATAGTTCTCGGGAATTGTCTGTGATGCCTTATTGAAAAAATAAAAATCCGAGAATTCAACACTATTTAAAAACAGTTCATGTTTCGCATCTTTTTTATCCCTTAGCACATCCCAAAGGTTGTAATAAGGTCTTGGTTCAAGATTGATAAATTTCAATAGTTTGGAAAAGAAAACTTCAGGCTTAACTTCAATTTTTTCGGTTAAAGAAAAATAAGTATCAGGCTGCCAAACTTCATCCAAATGCCAGTGCTGCTTAGGTTTTGCACTTCTCAAAAACTGCTTTACCTTTTTTGAAACTACATTCTGGCCCACTGTAATTAATAAATCAGGAGCATACGTCTTAAAATCCTCTTCAGTGAAATTAAAAATATAACGATCTATATGTCTGAAAAACTTTTCATGGTACAAATTGGAGTTAGCTTCACTTAATACCACCACTGAATGGTTTTTCACGAGCTGAGTCAATTGGTTTTCCAATTCAGGACTATAATCTCTTGTCCCTACCAAAAGTAATATTCTCTGAGAAGTATTCCATTCTGCAACCAGATTTGAGGGAATTTCGTACTCTTTATGTTTAATTGTCTTTTCTACGGTTGGAAAAGCCGGAAGTTCGGAAACCAACTCGTATAAAGGTTCCTCTAAAGGAATATTAATATGTACCGGGCCCTGTTTTTCAAAGCAGAGTTCAATCGCTTTTTTAATGGTATCAAAATTAATATCTTCTGCATTCTCCTGGCTGTCTTCCAAAAGCTGGAAATCACCATATGAATGCTGATGAAAAACATCTTTCTGCCTAATAGTCTGTCCATCAAAAATATCAACAAAATCAGTAGGCCTGTCAGCCGTCAGTACCAACAATGGAATATTCTGATAAAATGCTTCTGTAACCGCCGGGTAATAGTTAACCACAGCCGATCCGCTTGTACAGGTAATTGCAACAGGTTTTTTCACGCTTTTTGCCATTCCCATTGCTACAAAAGCAGCACTTCTTTCATCTACAATACTGTAACAGTTAAAACTATCCACTTCCGAAAAGTGAATCGCCAAAGGAGCATTCCTTGAACCGGGAGAAATCACGATGTCTGCAATTCCGTACTGCTGAAGAAGATGTGCAAGTATTTGGATACTTTTCTTAGAAGAATATTTTTTCATACAGCAAATTTAACTTATAAATAATGATTTTAAAATCATTTAATTTAAAAAAAATGTAATTTTGCTGTTCGTAAATTTCTAAAAATGGATAAAATACCTAGTGTAGACCTGCGTGATTTCCTTTCGGACAACCCGGAACGCAAACAGAAATTTGTAAATGAAATCGGAAAAGCTTATGAAGAAATTGGTTTTGTTGCCTTAAAGGGCCACTTTCTTGATGACAACCTAGTAGATGAATTGTATGGAGAGGTAAAAAACTTTTTTGAACAACCAGTGGAAACTAAAAAGAAGTATGAGATTCCAGGAATTGGTGGCCAGAGAGGTTATGTAGGATTCGGTAAAGAAACGGCAAAAGGTTTCAAAAAAGGAGACTTAAAAGAGTTTTGGCACTTCGGACAATATGTGTCTGATGATTCAAAGTACAAAACTGAGTATCCGGACAATGTAATCGTTGACGAGCTTCCAAAATTCAACGAGGTAGGTAAAGAAGCATTCCAAATGCTTGAGAAAACCGGCCAGTATGTGCTAAGAGCTTTAGCCATTCACCTTGGTTTAGATGAGTTTTATTTTGACGACAAAATCGCAGAAGGAAATTCTATCTTAAGACCTATTCACTATCCGCCAATCACTGAAGAACCGGATGATGCGGTAAGAGCAGCAGCGCACGGAGACATTAACCTTATTACGCTTCTAATGGGAGCACAGGGTAAAGGTCTTCAGGTACAGAATCACAATGGAGAATGGATTGATGCTATTGCAGAACCAGATGAATTGATGATCAATGTTGGAGATATGCTTTCAAGACATACCAACAACAAATTGAAATCTACGATTCACAGAGTGGTAAACCCACCAAGAGAAATGTGGACAACTTCAAGATATTCAATTCCTTTCTTTATGCATCCTGTCAGTGCAATGTCTTTAAATGCGCTTGAAAACTGTGTAGATGAAAACAATCCAAAATTGTATGAAGATACAACTGCAGGAGAATTTTTACATGAAAGACTGATCGAGCTAGGCTTGATTAAGAAATAATACTGGAATAGTCAATAATTGATCTGGTTTGAATGTTATCTTCTGATAGCAGCAAGATTAATTATTGACTATTTTTTATTCTATCCTGTTATACAATAAAATTCCGGACAAGGAGTAGATTGTGTAAAAGTCCCCCAAGGGCAGATACAGGTATATACATCTCCACCACCAGGGTTTCCTCCCCCTCCTCCGGGATTTCCATCGTAAGGCACGCATTTTCCACCAGAACATATATTCCCTACAGAGCAGCCACCTTCTTCAGGTCCACCTCCTTCAATACAATTAGCAGGAAAGTTAACTCCGGCAATAATTCCTTTCCTACCTTCTCTGGAAAGTTTCTTAAAGTTTTTCATAGTTTTTGATTTTTAGTATTTTTTATATTATGAGCCATTTAGGATAGCTCTGTACTAAAATTAATATTTATTTTGTTATGACTCAAATAATTAAAATAAAACTTACAACTCTGCCAGCGTGTAATTAATATTCCAGTTATTTTTTACTATTTAACATAAAATCTTTTGTTTAATTAAAAATATTTTAAGTAATTTTACTTTACTATCAAAATTTTAATTAAAACAATATGAAAAATTTAAAAAAACTAAGAAAAGGCCAGTTAAAAAACATTTCTGGAGGAGCTACACTTCCTGAACCAGAGTTCTGTATGTATTATTGTAATGGTACAGTTGTATGCGCTGGTTGTAGCGATGATTTCAAATGCCCGGACACTAACAGTGATATGTAAACATTGAACATCAAAATGTAACAAAAAACCGTTTCCTTTGGAACGGTTTTCTTTTTTAATAAAATCCAATCTCTGAATATATCCTTAATATCGTAGGTCTTAAACAGCATCACTATACAATCAAACGCAAGCTCTATTTTCGCTTAACAGTAGGTTTTTGCTACAATGATAAGTAATCTTTATAATAAGCCAAATATTAGCCTAAATTCGGCTTTATAGGTTACCTATAAAAAGTCATCTTAATTATGTCATAAGACCAGTAGAAAAATGGATGATAATTCGTAGGAATCTACAATGAATAATGGAGAGTTGAGAGTGAAAAATTGAGAGTTGAAAATGGAGAATGGAAAGTTGAAAGTTGAGAATAAATATAAATGTGTTGTTCTCATAAGGAAGGAGTTATAAGAAAGAGTATCCTTATTCAATAGAAGCGGGCTTTAGCCCGGTTGATATAGATTATGATTAGATTAGACTAGATTAGACTAGATCAGATCATAT
This genomic window from Chryseobacterium sp. MEBOG06 contains:
- the uvrB gene encoding excinuclease ABC subunit UvrB, which codes for MDFKLQSEYKPTGDQPQAIDKLTAGIEIGEKYQTLLGVTGSGKTFTVANVVKNVQRPTLVLAHNKTLAAQLFMEFKEFFPENAVEYFVSYYDYYQPEAYIATTGTYIEKDLSINEEVEKLRLSATASLLSGRRDVLIVASVSCIYGIGNPTEFHKSLISIAIGEKLTRTALLHSLVNALYARTLNEFQRGTFRVKGDVIDVFPAYADNAIRIQFFGDEIEKIQSFDPVTGNVEENFDQIQIYPANLFVTSKETLNGAIKDIQDDMVKQVDFFSSIGKPLEAKRLQERTELDLEMIKELGYCSGIENYSRYLDGRLPGTRPFCLLDYFPKDFLMVIDESHVTVPQVHAMYGGDRSRKEALVEYGFRLPAAMDNRPLKFEEFEAIQNQVIYVSATPADYELEKTGGAYIEQIIRPTGLLDPIIEVRPSLNQIDDLMEEIRKRSDVDERVLVTTLTKKMAEELTKYFTKFGIRTRYIHSDVETLERIQIMQDLRLGLFDVLIGVNLLREGLDLPEVSLVAILDADKEGMLRSRRSMIQTVGRAARNINGKAIMYADKITKSMQATLDETEYRRAKQIQYNEEHGQKPQALNKKISENLVGRSKDFPDQKYTQKEIMQKVAETKASYTGEDIDKIVDQKQKEMESAAKNLDFIKAAKLRDEIAALKAN
- a CDS encoding DUF3820 family protein → MEGVNSEILKEICIVKMPFGKYEGTVLADLPISYLEWFNRTGMPKGKLGMQLSTVYEIKLNGLMDLLVPIRAAVRNGR
- a CDS encoding AI-2E family transporter, with protein sequence MDKEKQISSTAIKQISLLAIILILAGLICFNLSLFIPSVLGAITIYVVCRKYNFYLQEERKWKPSLAAFALMFASLIVLILPIYFIADLIIDKLGNAQAYMDKFNVFLDKIHDYIDKKTGFDILSKENMNKLKDFIGKFSTSAVSGTFNTLTVVMSMYFILYFMLEKPKLFEKILTSSAPLKRSNVSLIGDKMRKLIMANAIGIPVVAVGQGIVALIGYLIFGAPGAVLLFALTAAASVIPVVGTAIVYVPVCIFMIAEGNTGQGIGLAIYCVVVVGLTDNLLRFTLLKKLENIHPLNTVFGIIMGMNLFGFMGLIFGPILISLTLLLIQVYRNEFSDDNAPPDLELPNVD
- a CDS encoding beta-carotene 15,15'-monooxygenase, with protein sequence MSEFNEFDQQGSVPNRETGSIISHAFEMYKGVFGYGVVAMIIYMLGGYVIQLIFGIDSASMVEEMRTSGGQFNYWSMPGVPLYMTASGLFGLVLSPLYVGLIYMVNKYNTKVPIEFSDLFIGYRQNFVNILLYSFLSGLISAVAAALCFFPLFFVYPLLLIGYPVLLFENASATDALAKSFNIAKENYGTFLLTAILGMLISIAGIVLCGIGLILTAPFIMIVMYSTYCAFLGKPRQITYNKQ
- a CDS encoding aminodeoxychorismate synthase component I: MFSVNHQKFMEMDELSLQKVPYFFVIDFLCENVEIYRENEIVKSSLLVDFQQFSTTKKQHELDKKVEWKFFPETLESFKTGFDKVQKNIRLGNSYLVNYTRKTEIKTNLSLKEIFYHSNAKYKLYYKDFFVFFSPETFVKIIDGKILTYPMKGTIDASLENAAETLKNDKKEKAEHYTVVDLLRNDLSRVADEVKVDKFQHIDFIKTRQKDLYAMSSEISGTVKSEFDGKLGSIMQKLLPAGSILGAPKSKTLEIILDAEGYERGYYTGVCGWFDGENLDSCVMIRYIEKEGNQLYFKSGGGITHMSKLEDEYQEMKNKIYVPIH
- a CDS encoding aminotransferase class IV; protein product: MSQFIESIKVEDQEIFLLDLHQKRVNQTFSHFGKEDSIDLGKIYKNLQHDEDGLFKLRIAYDLDKKIRTQMIPYAIPEIQDFQLVENNSFDYSFKFEDRKELDKMKMKSKSEEIIIVKNNHITDTSFSNILFLKGREWFTPTTYLLNGVQRQHLLKQKKIKEAEITLQNIKQFTHFQIINALNDFDDMFIYPIDRIVNLPGNEEYLDL
- the menD gene encoding 2-succinyl-5-enolpyruvyl-6-hydroxy-3-cyclohexene-1-carboxylic-acid synthase, whose product is MKKYSSKKSIQILAHLLQQYGIADIVISPGSRNAPLAIHFSEVDSFNCYSIVDERSAAFVAMGMAKSVKKPVAITCTSGSAVVNYYPAVTEAFYQNIPLLVLTADRPTDFVDIFDGQTIRQKDVFHQHSYGDFQLLEDSQENAEDINFDTIKKAIELCFEKQGPVHINIPLEEPLYELVSELPAFPTVEKTIKHKEYEIPSNLVAEWNTSQRILLLVGTRDYSPELENQLTQLVKNHSVVVLSEANSNLYHEKFFRHIDRYIFNFTEEDFKTYAPDLLITVGQNVVSKKVKQFLRSAKPKQHWHLDEVWQPDTYFSLTEKIEVKPEVFFSKLLKFINLEPRPYYNLWDVLRDKKDAKHELFLNSVEFSDFYFFNKASQTIPENYNIHFTNSSAIRYAQLFDFGKRKMYCNRGTSGIDGSTSTAMGFAIKNANPTLLITGDLSFFYDINGLWNQYIPPFVRIMIFNNGEGNIFKIIPGPGNANPNTLDEFIATKHRKNAEHLAKHFGFSYIKVEDEVTLDRVLENFFKPGPQPKILEVNTSGKNSADIQKAYFNFMKES
- a CDS encoding isopenicillin N synthase family dioxygenase, whose product is MDKIPSVDLRDFLSDNPERKQKFVNEIGKAYEEIGFVALKGHFLDDNLVDELYGEVKNFFEQPVETKKKYEIPGIGGQRGYVGFGKETAKGFKKGDLKEFWHFGQYVSDDSKYKTEYPDNVIVDELPKFNEVGKEAFQMLEKTGQYVLRALAIHLGLDEFYFDDKIAEGNSILRPIHYPPITEEPDDAVRAAAHGDINLITLLMGAQGKGLQVQNHNGEWIDAIAEPDELMINVGDMLSRHTNNKLKSTIHRVVNPPREMWTTSRYSIPFFMHPVSAMSLNALENCVDENNPKLYEDTTAGEFLHERLIELGLIKK
- a CDS encoding bacteriocin-like protein; protein product: MKNLKKLRKGQLKNISGGATLPEPEFCMYYCNGTVVCAGCSDDFKCPDTNSDM